One stretch of Kwoniella pini CBS 10737 chromosome 3, complete sequence DNA includes these proteins:
- a CDS encoding 40S ribosomal protein eS19 — MPGVRDISAESFIKAYSSHLKRSGKLEIPTWVDIVKTGAQKELAPYDPDWYYVRAAAVARHIYLRKHVGVGALAKLHGTTNRRGTRRSHHRDSATGVQRNVVQSLEKIGVLEAHPDGGRRISQDGMRDLDRIATAVLESERAEESEEEEEEDEEEGEEEADEE; from the exons ATGCCAGGTGTACGAGACATCAG TGCCGAGTCCTTCATCAAGGCTTACTCTTCCCATCTTAAAAGATCCGGTAAACTCGAGATCCCAACATGGGTCGATATCGTTAAAACCGGTGcccaaaaagaattagcaCCTTATGATCCTGATTGGTACTACGTTCGAGCTG CTGCCGTCGCTCGACACATTTACCTTAGAAAACACGTTGGTGTAGGTGCTCTTGCTAAATTACACGGTACAACCAACCGAAGAGGTACAAGACGATCCCACCACAGAGATTCAGCTACCGGTGTTCAAAGAAACGTTGTTCAATCTCTTGAAAAAATTGGTGTACTTGAAGCTCACCCAGAtggtggaagaagaatttctCAAGATGGAAT GAGAGATCTTGACCGAATTGCCACTGCTGTTCTTGAATCTGAACGAGCAGAGGAAtctgaggaagaagaagaggaggatgaggaagaggGAGAGGAGGAAGCCGATGAAGAGTAA
- a CDS encoding OPT family small oligopeptide transporter: protein MSDPTRPGTSSGRPATSSGRLDTLDGRRIGAGRKRRQPTPRLDTAASGISADELPEQQFYREGDDDEDDLEEEDEEEEEEEVFAFHRPTTAAVPALGTISDYSNSAPPSSHLPTTAGTTTNFSSSSGPEDTHLNTPGLSNTPRSFSVDGKVPTPTGVIDVGGHLPELTYDKSNPPPFSGLHNPNNSSFAFTMSSADDHNGPTMARKSKRPNSGSSLMDRLNRRRGSSARTGTATTNFTTTTDMSRISEDSGLSEPGLSYRPTTSNNRRMKSSAPLISETDTDFASESGRGYSRGSYGMTEMTGDMTIPDGKTTWGDGLGGLHKEASDNGDESLGVLDPGMVEEDSPYPEVRASVSNIDDSEMPALTFRAWVLGLLFVIIGSGINTFFHFRTPAPYISPLIVQVVAYPVGKFAAWLLPITTWKFPKFLGGSEFTFNPGPFNIKEHTIIVMMANVAIGPAYALYAIVSSELFYKHKFGYGFDILLILSTQVTGFTMAGLCRRFVVWPASMIWPANLVVTTNLNTLHAEEDGFQGGMSRLRFLLICMAGAFAYYFFPGFLFTGLSYFSYACWIAPKHKVVNQLFGVSTGLGMGILTFDWTQVTWIGSPLTTPWWAEVNIGLGFIFFFWILVPILYYTNVWEFAYLPVNVIQAADRFGSSYDIFNILTPDVTLNTTAYALYSPVYLSATFSMTFMLAFALATAILVHTALYHGPRIYRAVINVKSEADDIHMKLMKHYPEVPDWWFLALFGVTFTFAVVAIEVYHTELPVWGYLVAVILPFVYIIPSAFIYAMTAQQPAINLLAELIPGYMFQGQPIPGMLCKVFTVQTVTAGLSFIQDQKLGHYMKIPPRATFVAQLSATTIACFIQSGTKELMFAKIPDICAAGQKSLLTCAATKVFFTSSIIWGLIGPERLFSKGSLYHPQTYALIVGAVLPIPFWFWTRKYPKSIFRNFNLPVVFSGASYIPPASGINYASWLLTGFIFQFWIRRRQFAWWSKYNYVLSAALDVGTALSAIAIFLFLDLTGASVNWWGNTVYQKTADWDGAGAAYFDAPVTGFGSDTWKL, encoded by the exons ATGTCTGACCCAACGCGGCCTGGGACCAGCTCCGGAAGACCGGCAACTTCGAGTGGAAGACTCGATACCTTAGATGGACGTAGGATTGGCGCTGGAAGGAAACGGAGACAACCTACACCGAGATTAGATACCGCTGCCTCTGGGATTAGTGCAGATGAGTTACCTGAACAGCAGTTCTAcagagaaggtgatgatgatgaggacgatttggaagaagaagacgaagaagaggaggaggaggaggtttTTGCCTTTCACAGACCAACGACCGCAGCTGTGCCTGCTCTTGGTACCATATCGGACTATTCCAACTCAGCCCCTCCTTCAAGTCATTTACCCACCACTGCCGGTACAACGACCAATTTCTCAAGCTCCAGTGGACCAGAGGACACGCACCTCAATACGCCTGGACTGAGCAACACGCCGAGATCCTTTTCCGTTGATGGCAAAGTACCTACACCAACTGGTGTCATCGATGTTGGTGGACATTTACCAGAATTGACATACGACAAGTCCAATCCACCACCATTCAGTGGCCTTCATAACCCCAACAACTCCTCATTCGCATTCACGATGTCATCCGCAGACGATCACAATGGGCCTACGATGGCTAGAAAATCCAAACGGCCAAATTCGGGATCTTCATTGATGGATCGCCTCAATCGTAGGAGAGGCTCGAGTGCAAGAACGGGAACAGCCACAACGAACTTCACAACCACTACTGATATGTCGAGAATATCTGAAGATTCTGGATTATCTGAACCAGGATTATCTTATAGGCCAACTACTTCCAACAACCGTAGAATGAAATCATCTGCACCATTGATCTCGGAAACGGATACTGATTTCGCCTCGGAAAGTGGAAGAGGGTATAGCAGAGGCAGTTACGGAATGACTGAGATGACAGGGGATATGACTATACCAGATGGGAAAACCACTTGGGGAGATGGATTAGGAGGTCTACATAAAGAGGCCAGCGATAACGGTGATGAGAGTTTAGGTGTACTTGACCCTGGTATGGTGGAAGAGGATAGCCCTTACCCCGAAGTCCGAGCGTCAGTGTCTAATATCGACGACTCCGAAATGCCTG CTCTCACCTTCCGAGCTTGGGTGCTAGGTTTACTGTTCGTCATCATCGGCTCAGGCATAAACACGTTTTTCCATTTCCGAACACCGGCTCCTTACATCTCTCCGCTAATTGTACA AGTGGTAGCCTACCCTGTTGGTAAATTCGCAGCGTGGTTATTGCCGATAACAACATGGAAATTCCCAAAGTTCCTTGGGGGATCagaattcaccttcaaccCTGGTCCATTCAATATTAAAGAGCATACTATTATCGTCATGATGGCCAATGTGGCTATCGGACCAGCTTACGCACTTTACGCTATCGTATCGAGCGAACTATTTTACAAACATAAATTTGGTTACGGATTCGATATCCTTTTGATCCTATCTACACAAGTTACTGGATTCACCATGGCGGGTCTTTGTAGACGATTTGTTGTTTGGCCCGCCTCAATGATATGGCCAGCAAATCTGGTCGTCACTACCAACTTGAATACGTTACATGCGGAAGAAGACGGATTTCAAGGTGGTATGAGCAGGTTGCGATTTCTATTGATCTGCATGGCAGGAGCTTTCGCTTATTATTTCTTCCCTG GTTTCCTCTTCACTGGATTATCGTACTTCTCTTATGCCTGTTGGATCGCCCCTAAACATAAGGTAGTGAACCAATTGTTCGGTGTTTCGACTGGCCTCGGCATGGGTATCTTGACTTTCGATTGGACACAAGTCACCTGGATAGGATCTCCACTCACCACTCCATGGTGGGCTGAAGTCAATATTGGCTTGggcttcatcttcttcttctggatcCTTGTACCTATCCTCTACTACACCAAC GTATGGGAATTCGCCTATCTACCTGTCAACGTGATCCAAGCGGCAGACCGATTCGGTTCATCGTACGACATATTCAATATTCTAACCCCGGATGTCACGCTTAACACCACTGCATATGCCTTGTATTCACCAGTCTACTTGTCCGCAACCTTTTCAATGACGTTCATGTTGGCTTTCGCTCTTGCCACCGCAATTTTAGTGCACACGGCGTTGTACCATGGACCTAGAATCTATCGAGCAGTGATCAATGTCAAATCAGAAGCGGACGATATCCACATGAAGCTCATGAAACATTATCCAGAAGTCCCAGATTGGTGGTTCTTAGCTCTTTTTGGAGTGACCTTCACATTTGCCGTTGTAGCTATCGAGGTTTACCACACGGAATTACCCGTCTGGGGCTATCTCGTCGCTGTCATTTTACCTTTCGTCTATATCATTCCGTCAGCTTTCATTTACGCTATGACTGCTCAACAACCTGCTATCAACCTCTTGGCGGAGTTGATTCCAGGTTATATGTTTCAAGGTCAACCCATTCCGGGTATG TTGTGCAAGGTGTTCACTGTGCAGACAGTCACTGCGGGTCTATCATTCATACAGGATCAGAAATTGGGACACTATATGAAAATACCACCTCGAGCTACCTTCGTGGCGCAATTATCAGCAACGACAATAGCATGCTTCATACAGAGTGGAACTAAGGAGCTGATGTTCGCCAAGATCCCCGATATCTGTGCCGCAGGTCAAAAGTCGTTATTGACTTGCGCTGCGACCAAAGTGTTCTTCACTTCGTCTATCATCTG GGGTTTAATTGGACCTGAAAGACTATTCAGTAAAGGCTCACTCTATCATCCTCAAACCTACGCTCTCATAGTTGGTGCTGTGTTACCAATCCCATTCTGGTTTTGGACCAGGAAATATCCCAAATCTATTTTCCGGAATTTCAACCTACCAGTCGTGTTCAGTGGGGCTAGTTATATACCTCCAGCATCAGGTATCAATTACGCTAGTTGGCTTCTTACTGGATTTATCTTCCAATTTTGGATAAGAAGACGTCAATTTGCTTGGTGGTCCAAG TACAACTACGTCTTATCGGCTGCCCTTGATGTTGGAACTGCTCTCTCGGCAATTGcgattttccttttcttaGATTTGACCGGTGCATCAGTAAATTGGTGGGGTAATACAGTCTATCAAAAGA CTGCCGATTGGGATGGTGCTGGTGCTGCGTACTTTGATGCGCCTGTAACAGGTTTCGGTTCTGATACTTGGAAATTGTAA
- a CDS encoding 60S ribosomal protein L37 — protein MSKGTPSFGKRHSKSHTLCRRCGQRSFHKQKHTCAQCGYPAAKLRSFNWGLKAKRRKTTGTGRHAHLKDVNRRFKNGFREGGAAPKKVKATSE, from the exons ATG TCCAAA GGTACTCCCTCTTT CGGTAAAAGACATTCCAAGTCTCACACCCTTTGTAGACGATGTGGACAAAGATCTTTCCACAAACAAAAGCACA CTTGTGCTCAATGTGGTTACCCTGCCGCTAAACTCAGATCCTTCAACTGGGGTTTGAAAGCTAAGCGAAGAAAGACAAC CGGTACCGGTCGACACGCTCACCTCAAGGATGTTAACCGACGATTCAAGAACGGTTTCAGAGAAGGTGGTGCTGCCCCTAAGAAGGTCAAGGCTACTTCCGAGTAA